A window of the Arenibacter algicola genome harbors these coding sequences:
- a CDS encoding ABC transporter ATP-binding protein: MAKILNVDNLGKIYTSGSKKLTVLQDITFNVEEGDTFSIVGPSGSGKTTLLGICAGLDQPDSGTVTLCGTELGSLNEDERAILRNRNIGFVFQDFQLLPTLTALENVAIPLELRGDKNAMNNGMELLEKVGLQNRFHHYPSQLSGGEQQRVALARAFSNKPSILFADEPTGNLDAETGEKVIQLLFQLNADAGTTLVIVTHDLELAAKTKHILRLKGGRIIANQETTAL, encoded by the coding sequence ATGGCAAAGATATTAAACGTAGACAATTTAGGGAAAATCTATACTAGTGGCTCTAAAAAACTTACGGTATTGCAAGATATTACCTTTAACGTGGAGGAAGGGGATACTTTTTCCATTGTAGGCCCTTCCGGAAGCGGTAAAACCACGTTGCTCGGTATATGTGCGGGTCTGGACCAGCCAGATTCGGGTACGGTAACCTTATGCGGAACGGAATTAGGGAGTTTAAACGAAGATGAAAGGGCCATACTGCGCAATAGGAATATAGGATTTGTTTTTCAGGATTTTCAGTTACTGCCAACACTTACCGCTTTGGAGAATGTGGCCATTCCGTTGGAATTAAGAGGAGATAAAAACGCCATGAACAATGGGATGGAACTACTGGAGAAGGTAGGCCTTCAAAATCGATTCCATCATTACCCATCCCAACTCTCGGGTGGGGAACAACAGCGCGTTGCCTTGGCCAGGGCATTTTCCAATAAACCTTCCATATTATTTGCCGATGAGCCTACCGGTAACTTGGATGCGGAAACAGGGGAAAAGGTGATTCAACTACTCTTTCAGTTAAATGCGGATGCCGGTACTACCTTGGTTATAGTTACCCACGATTTGGAATTGGCGGCCAAAACAAAACATATATTAAGATTAAAAGGTGGTAGGATTATTGCCAACCAAGAAACAACAGCATTGTGA
- a CDS encoding ABC transporter permease, which produces MAWRDGKASRRKLFLFMASIIMGIAAVVSIQSFGDNLKKNISLQSKSLMGADFIIDSRNPPNERVEKILDSLGGANAKEINFPSMAAFIKTGASKLVQVRGIEGGFPFYGILETVPISAADNYQQNGGALVDATVMLQYNLQAGDSIKIGEVTFPISGSLKSIPGSSGLFSSVAPPVVIPYRFIKETGLIQKGSRLDYEYYFFQPDTDLEALDKKLDPILDAEGADLDTHTSTSANLGRRYGNFGKFLNLVAFIALLLGCIGIASAINIYIKEKLRSVAVLKCLGATKKQTFLIYLLQIAVLGLIGGAIGTVFGIILQQIFPLLLGDLLPVDVQLSLAPKAIAMGLLLGLFMSILFALYPLMGTLYVSPLQALRVQEVDSSRSRKGLILVSLAILTFLFLFSYWLLKDWKYSLSFVAGIVVTFAIMAGLSAFAMKAIKKYFPTSWGFTARHSLSNLFRPQNQTLTLVLAIGIGTFLISTLYFTKDFLLAKSSMGTDANSPNIILLDIQTEQKEAVANTIRRDGHPVLTDIPIVTMRVNSIEGKSVNEIRKDTTSTINQWILNHEFRVTYRDSLISSEKLEFGEWVNKVTSMEKIPISVSDNFARDAKVEVGDKLSFNVQGVIMNTVVASIRTVDWGRMQLNFSVVFPLGILEEAPQFTVLTTNVPDESASAKLQKELVKVFPNVSILDIRQILVVIEGLLDKISWIINFMAFFSILTGIIVLMGAVRTSKYQRIRESVLLRTIGAKSNQILKIVALEYLYLGVLGGSSGILLSLVSSQLLAFFVFESAFTPSLFPFLVLFPGITLLVLLIGLTNSRSVIKSPPLEVLRKEAR; this is translated from the coding sequence ATGGCATGGCGAGATGGAAAGGCGAGTAGAAGGAAACTTTTTCTTTTTATGGCTTCGATTATTATGGGGATTGCCGCAGTAGTCTCTATCCAGTCTTTTGGCGATAATCTTAAAAAAAATATTTCCTTACAGTCCAAATCCCTAATGGGTGCCGATTTTATAATCGATAGTAGAAACCCACCAAATGAAAGGGTAGAAAAAATATTGGATTCCCTTGGGGGGGCCAATGCCAAAGAAATAAATTTTCCTTCCATGGCGGCTTTCATAAAAACAGGAGCTTCCAAATTGGTACAAGTTCGTGGGATTGAAGGAGGATTTCCTTTTTACGGTATACTAGAAACAGTACCAATATCAGCAGCGGATAACTACCAACAAAATGGTGGAGCCTTGGTAGATGCTACGGTTATGCTGCAATATAACCTACAAGCAGGGGACAGTATTAAAATAGGGGAAGTTACCTTTCCAATTTCCGGGTCATTGAAATCGATACCCGGTAGCTCAGGCCTGTTCAGTTCTGTAGCTCCTCCCGTGGTGATTCCCTACAGATTTATCAAAGAAACTGGACTGATACAGAAGGGTAGTAGGCTGGATTACGAATATTATTTCTTTCAACCAGATACAGATCTGGAAGCCCTGGATAAAAAATTGGATCCCATATTGGATGCCGAGGGCGCCGATTTGGATACCCACACCTCTACGAGTGCCAATTTGGGCCGCAGATATGGGAATTTTGGAAAATTTCTTAATCTGGTCGCTTTTATTGCCCTCCTTCTGGGCTGTATTGGCATTGCAAGCGCCATTAATATTTATATAAAGGAAAAATTGAGATCGGTAGCGGTTCTAAAATGCTTAGGAGCAACCAAAAAACAAACTTTCTTAATTTATTTACTACAAATTGCAGTGCTTGGATTGATTGGGGGAGCTATAGGTACCGTATTCGGTATAATTCTACAGCAAATATTCCCTTTGCTTCTGGGAGACCTACTACCCGTGGATGTGCAATTGTCCTTGGCGCCGAAGGCAATAGCCATGGGACTTCTATTGGGTCTCTTTATGTCCATTCTTTTCGCCCTTTACCCTTTAATGGGCACCTTGTACGTTTCGCCACTTCAAGCATTAAGAGTACAGGAAGTGGATAGTTCAAGGTCTAGAAAGGGACTTATTTTGGTCTCCCTGGCTATTCTGACCTTCTTATTTCTTTTTTCATATTGGTTATTAAAGGATTGGAAATATTCCTTGTCATTTGTTGCAGGCATTGTGGTAACCTTTGCCATAATGGCCGGTTTGTCCGCATTTGCCATGAAGGCTATAAAAAAATACTTTCCAACTTCTTGGGGCTTTACAGCCCGTCACAGTTTATCCAACCTTTTTAGGCCGCAGAACCAAACCCTGACCTTGGTCTTGGCAATTGGCATAGGCACCTTTTTGATCAGTACCCTATATTTTACCAAAGACTTCTTACTGGCCAAATCTTCCATGGGAACAGATGCCAATAGTCCCAATATAATTCTTCTGGATATTCAGACAGAACAGAAGGAAGCGGTTGCCAATACCATAAGGCGCGACGGTCATCCCGTATTGACGGATATCCCAATTGTTACCATGAGGGTAAATAGCATAGAGGGGAAGTCTGTGAACGAAATTAGAAAGGATACTACTTCCACAATTAATCAGTGGATATTGAACCATGAGTTCAGGGTAACCTATAGGGATAGCCTTATTTCCTCGGAAAAATTGGAATTTGGGGAATGGGTCAACAAAGTAACTTCCATGGAGAAAATACCTATTTCCGTGAGTGATAATTTTGCAAGGGATGCGAAGGTGGAAGTGGGGGACAAGCTAAGCTTTAATGTACAGGGGGTAATCATGAATACTGTGGTAGCCAGCATTAGAACCGTGGATTGGGGCAGGATGCAGTTAAACTTTTCCGTTGTATTTCCCTTGGGTATTTTGGAAGAGGCCCCACAATTTACAGTGCTCACAACTAATGTACCTGATGAAAGTGCATCGGCAAAGCTACAAAAGGAACTTGTAAAGGTATTTCCCAATGTATCCATACTGGATATACGACAGATCTTGGTGGTAATTGAGGGCTTGCTGGACAAAATTTCATGGATTATTAATTTTATGGCATTTTTCAGCATACTTACGGGAATAATTGTGCTAATGGGTGCGGTAAGGACCAGTAAATATCAGCGCATACGTGAAAGTGTGCTACTAAGGACTATTGGAGCCAAGAGTAATCAAATTCTTAAAATAGTGGCCTTGGAGTACCTTTATTTGGGTGTTTTGGGAGGTTCATCCGGAATTTTGCTGTCCTTGGTAAGTAGTCAATTACTAGCTTTCTTCGTATTTGAATCGGCTTTTACACCTTCGTTATTTCCATTTTTAGTGCTGTTCCCAGGAATTACTTTACTGGTCTTACTGATAGGGTTAACGAATAGTAGAAGTGTTATAAAAAGTCCACCATTGGAAGTATTGCGTAAGGAAGCTAGATAG
- a CDS encoding MepB family protein: MTSNTYFTTILEEVYSLCGLKVSNHVREKESKEYEASSFQLNALYVVSRKAKITPKKIGQFVTLWKRNTDGETTPYEESDKADLFVINVQEGPHLGQFVFPKATLMDKGIVSHRKNEGKRGFRVYPPWSLPTNKTAQSTQKWQLEYFLEIGHHSKTDLAKAKALYLPN, encoded by the coding sequence ATGACATCAAATACCTATTTTACTACTATACTGGAAGAAGTCTATTCGCTCTGTGGCCTAAAGGTATCAAACCATGTACGGGAAAAGGAAAGTAAAGAATATGAAGCTTCTTCATTTCAATTGAATGCCTTATATGTTGTATCAAGAAAGGCTAAAATCACTCCAAAAAAAATTGGACAATTCGTAACCTTATGGAAAAGAAATACGGATGGTGAAACAACGCCATATGAAGAGTCCGATAAGGCAGATTTATTCGTGATAAATGTCCAAGAGGGACCACATTTAGGACAATTCGTATTTCCTAAAGCCACACTAATGGATAAAGGAATAGTTTCCCATAGGAAAAACGAAGGGAAACGAGGTTTTAGGGTTTATCCCCCTTGGTCCCTACCTACCAACAAAACAGCTCAATCTACTCAAAAATGGCAATTGGAATATTTTTTGGAGATTGGACATCACTCAAAAACGGACCTTGCCAAAGCAAAAGCCCTTTATCTACCTAACTAA
- a CDS encoding metallophosphoesterase family protein has protein sequence MEDKKKDLGGRRKFLLQSGLAAVAIPFTQISCQGSSEKEATEENGDSFEFAFLTDIHIKPEMNAPKGFQMAIDKVNKLNPDFVITGGDLVYDTMRGNFDQSESLFTLYKDMSKGFNMPVYNCIGNHDLFAIYEESPESEDHPDYKYGMWERHFGDTYYSFDHKGWHFITLNSLDVTENKRYQGIFHEKQLEWLKEDIAKLDKSTPIIITTHIPMICTYSQLNGSEGSRTVNNASDVFKILEGHNLKLVLQGHIHWKEYGFINDRFHFLTGGSIAGNGWKGRRHNTKEGFVKIKISGNDFSWEYVDYGWEAERLKLAENNI, from the coding sequence ATGGAGGACAAAAAAAAAGATTTAGGCGGCAGAAGAAAGTTTTTGCTTCAATCGGGCTTGGCAGCTGTAGCCATACCATTTACCCAGATTTCCTGTCAAGGTTCAAGTGAAAAGGAAGCAACAGAAGAAAATGGAGATTCTTTCGAATTCGCATTTCTAACGGATATACACATAAAACCGGAAATGAATGCGCCCAAGGGGTTTCAGATGGCCATAGACAAGGTAAATAAATTGAATCCCGATTTTGTAATTACCGGAGGGGATCTCGTATATGACACCATGCGCGGGAATTTTGACCAAAGTGAATCCCTGTTTACTCTTTATAAAGATATGAGCAAGGGCTTTAATATGCCCGTTTATAACTGCATCGGCAATCACGATTTATTTGCCATCTATGAAGAAAGTCCCGAATCTGAAGATCATCCAGATTATAAATACGGTATGTGGGAAAGACATTTTGGGGACACTTACTATTCTTTTGATCATAAAGGGTGGCATTTTATAACTCTCAACTCCTTGGACGTAACCGAAAACAAAAGATATCAGGGTATCTTTCATGAAAAACAGTTGGAATGGTTAAAGGAAGATATTGCAAAGCTGGATAAAAGCACTCCAATTATCATTACCACCCATATTCCCATGATCTGCACCTATTCCCAATTAAACGGTAGCGAAGGTAGTAGAACAGTGAACAATGCTTCGGATGTATTTAAGATCCTTGAAGGGCATAATTTAAAGCTGGTTCTACAGGGACATATACATTGGAAGGAATACGGATTCATCAACGATCGATTTCATTTTTTAACGGGAGGCTCCATTGCAGGCAATGGTTGGAAAGGAAGAAGGCACAATACCAAGGAAGGCTTTGTAAAAATTAAAATAAGTGGAAATGATTTTTCTTGGGAATATGTGGATTATGGTTGGGAAGCCGAAAGACTTAAATTAGCCGAAAACAATATTTAG
- a CDS encoding alpha-glucuronidase family glycosyl hydrolase has translation MNRIFKSILFLILFILIYPSSLFGQMIDLGQAKIISLEKKDPLVLNAITVLQEEISKRSSITLTKGNKFSNKTQSAVVIGLQTGLDKFPLEYKQLLATMPDIKAEGYKLAVVSEKNVVLVVGYDSRGVLYGIGKLLRKLELSQGQILLPSDLNIASSPTYPIRGHQLGYRPKTNSYDAFSVEQFDDYIRDLAIFGANSIEIMPPRTDDDFTSVHMKIPAIEMIVEQSKICDKYGMDVWMWYPNLGSDYTSPDSLKLEIEERRKVFKAVPRLDALFVPGGDPGDLEPDELFSWLEKEAKVLHEYHPNAKIWVSPQVFRPTNAWFETFYEHVNKEYPWFGGIVFGPWIKTPIKEIRERLNPGIPIRRYPDITHSLSSQYPIPHWDLAYAITLGRECINPRPNDQKIIHNAFDQYAQGSISYSEGTNDDVNKMIWSDQDWDPKTPVMETLRDYARYFIGPNYKETVSHGLMALEKNLQGPLLTNDGVIRTLQQWQNLEKNATKEVLGNYRFQMGLIRAYFDAYQYRRLIYETELEQQAREILSTAKVIGTIDAIEKAMKTLYKAKQQPIMSEWKNRCYALANDLFESIGAQLTVGKHFAAAGRGNFIDNIDVPLNDGMWLIDQLSLIEKNGDEADKLKAIANLLERNNPGPGGYYDNFGTPASWNRVVSNYSYEEDPGGLKSPRVGFGVGLRGEEWVHEITAVGFDGHTTPLSWMNQVTALYDEPLKMVYPDLDPKGSYLIRVGYTGRFRSKIRLMAENIMIHDFITTGDQPIYEFKVPNKTLEDGILELEWSCGQGERGSQVSEIWIINQDELNKK, from the coding sequence ATGAACAGAATTTTTAAATCAATCTTATTCTTAATTCTGTTTATTTTGATTTATCCATCTTCCCTTTTCGGACAAATGATCGATTTGGGTCAGGCTAAAATAATCAGCTTGGAAAAAAAGGATCCATTAGTGTTAAATGCCATCACCGTTTTACAGGAGGAAATAAGTAAAAGGAGCAGTATTACCCTAACAAAAGGCAACAAATTTTCGAATAAAACCCAAAGTGCTGTGGTTATTGGACTCCAAACGGGCCTTGATAAATTTCCATTGGAATACAAGCAGCTATTGGCCACTATGCCAGACATAAAAGCGGAAGGTTATAAATTGGCCGTAGTTTCAGAAAAAAATGTAGTCCTCGTGGTGGGGTACGATTCCAGAGGGGTACTATATGGGATTGGAAAACTTTTAAGGAAATTGGAATTGTCCCAGGGCCAAATATTGTTACCATCTGATCTGAATATTGCTTCCAGTCCGACATATCCCATACGTGGTCACCAATTGGGTTACCGGCCAAAGACCAATTCCTATGACGCATTTTCTGTGGAGCAATTTGATGATTATATTCGGGATCTGGCAATTTTTGGAGCCAATAGTATTGAAATAATGCCTCCCCGTACCGATGATGATTTCACCAGTGTTCATATGAAGATTCCAGCTATCGAAATGATTGTGGAACAATCCAAAATATGTGATAAATATGGCATGGATGTTTGGATGTGGTATCCCAATTTGGGGTCGGACTATACAAGTCCCGACTCATTGAAGTTGGAAATTGAGGAGCGCCGTAAGGTATTCAAAGCCGTGCCCAGATTGGATGCACTATTTGTCCCAGGTGGAGATCCAGGGGATTTGGAGCCGGATGAATTGTTCAGCTGGTTGGAAAAGGAAGCCAAAGTGCTGCATGAATACCATCCTAACGCCAAAATATGGGTTTCCCCTCAGGTTTTTAGGCCCACAAATGCCTGGTTCGAAACTTTTTATGAACATGTAAACAAAGAGTACCCGTGGTTTGGTGGCATTGTATTTGGACCTTGGATAAAAACGCCGATTAAAGAAATTAGGGAACGCCTTAATCCAGGAATTCCGATACGAAGGTACCCGGATATAACCCATAGTCTTAGCAGCCAATATCCCATTCCACATTGGGATCTGGCCTATGCCATTACCTTGGGGAGGGAGTGTATAAATCCTAGGCCCAATGACCAGAAAATAATTCATAACGCCTTTGACCAATATGCCCAGGGAAGTATAAGTTATTCCGAAGGCACCAATGACGATGTTAATAAAATGATATGGAGCGATCAGGATTGGGATCCAAAAACACCCGTTATGGAAACCTTGCGGGATTATGCTCGCTATTTTATTGGCCCCAATTATAAAGAGACAGTTTCCCATGGATTAATGGCCTTGGAAAAAAACCTTCAAGGTCCATTACTTACCAACGATGGGGTAATTAGAACCTTGCAGCAGTGGCAGAATCTGGAAAAGAATGCGACAAAGGAAGTTTTAGGTAATTACCGTTTTCAAATGGGACTCATAAGAGCCTATTTCGACGCTTATCAATATAGACGATTGATTTATGAGACGGAATTGGAGCAGCAGGCAAGGGAAATATTGTCGACAGCCAAAGTTATAGGTACAATTGATGCTATAGAAAAAGCTATGAAAACCTTATATAAGGCCAAACAGCAACCAATTATGTCCGAATGGAAAAACAGATGTTATGCCTTGGCCAATGATCTGTTTGAAAGTATAGGTGCCCAATTAACCGTGGGAAAACACTTTGCGGCTGCTGGGCGAGGAAATTTTATAGATAATATTGATGTGCCTTTGAATGACGGTATGTGGCTGATAGACCAACTTTCCTTAATCGAAAAAAATGGAGATGAAGCTGATAAATTGAAGGCAATAGCCAATTTATTGGAGCGGAACAACCCGGGTCCCGGTGGATATTATGATAATTTTGGGACACCAGCAAGTTGGAACAGGGTAGTTTCCAATTATAGTTATGAAGAAGATCCAGGTGGATTAAAATCGCCAAGGGTCGGTTTTGGGGTAGGTCTAAGAGGTGAAGAATGGGTACATGAGATAACGGCTGTAGGCTTTGACGGCCATACAACGCCACTATCTTGGATGAACCAAGTTACGGCCTTATATGATGAACCTTTAAAAATGGTGTATCCTGATTTGGATCCCAAAGGCTCCTATTTAATTAGGGTGGGTTATACAGGGCGCTTTCGTTCAAAAATTAGATTAATGGCAGAGAACATTATGATACATGACTTCATTACTACAGGTGACCAACCTATCTACGAGTTTAAGGTTCCTAACAAAACCTTAGAGGACGGTATACTGGAACTGGAATGGAGCTGTGGTCAGGGAGAAAGGGGGTCCCAAGTTTCCGAGATATGGATTATAAACCAAGATGAATTAAATAAAAAGTAG
- a CDS encoding HpcH/HpaI aldolase family protein has translation MALDLKQKLNSGQNIYGTCILSTSPIWSKVVKGTGLDFVFLDTEHVPLDRTELTFLCQVYSAHGMSPIVRLPSPDPYAACMAKDAGAVGVLAPYIENIGQVQQMVGATKYRPLKGERLENILTGKEELSPVLKSYLDNFNQDSLCLINIESTIAVQRLDALLSVPGLDGIVIGPHDLSINMGLPEQYDHHDFEKTVKEIIHKARAKGLAAGIHFPAHPEYQIKWVKEGANIVLHSSDMRLFSQKLSEDLSNIKKAVGDSHNLSTGSDLAI, from the coding sequence ATGGCACTTGACCTCAAACAGAAACTAAACAGCGGCCAAAATATCTACGGGACCTGTATTTTATCCACCTCTCCCATTTGGTCCAAGGTAGTAAAGGGCACTGGCTTGGATTTTGTTTTTCTGGATACGGAACATGTACCCTTGGATAGAACGGAACTTACCTTTTTATGTCAGGTATATAGTGCTCATGGGATGTCTCCGATTGTTCGTCTACCAAGTCCCGACCCCTATGCGGCATGTATGGCCAAAGATGCGGGGGCTGTGGGGGTTCTTGCGCCTTATATTGAAAATATTGGTCAAGTACAGCAGATGGTGGGTGCCACTAAATATAGGCCCTTGAAGGGAGAACGACTTGAGAATATACTAACCGGAAAAGAGGAATTATCGCCAGTACTGAAATCTTATTTGGACAACTTCAATCAGGACAGCCTATGTTTGATAAATATAGAGAGTACCATAGCGGTACAGAGATTGGACGCGCTGCTTAGTGTTCCTGGCTTGGACGGCATCGTTATAGGCCCACATGATCTTTCCATAAATATGGGACTACCGGAACAATATGATCACCATGATTTTGAAAAGACTGTTAAAGAAATAATACACAAGGCAAGGGCAAAAGGGCTTGCTGCAGGAATACATTTTCCCGCCCATCCGGAGTATCAAATTAAATGGGTAAAGGAAGGAGCCAATATTGTCTTGCACAGTTCGGATATGCGCCTATTTAGTCAGAAACTTTCAGAGGATCTAAGTAATATTAAAAAGGCTGTAGGCGATAGCCACAATTTGTCCACTGGCAGCGATTTGGCAATTTAG
- a CDS encoding D-2-hydroxyacid dehydrogenase, with product MKIVILDGYTLNPGDLSWEKLKKFGELTIYDRTEYDNDKIINAIGDAGIIFTNKTPLPKEVLDKVPSLKYIGVLATGYNVVDVDAAKDLGIVVTNVPGYGTTAVAQMTMALLLEMCHHVGEHNRAVKEGEWSKSKDFCFWNYPLIELDGKTMGIIGFGRIGQATAKLAQAFGMNILTSGSRKKPELESSTCKQVDLEELLAKSDVISLHCPLTPETEGIVNASNISKMKHGAMIINTSRGQLIVEQDLKEALDNGKLAGAALDVVSKEPIDKDNPLLDANNCIITPHIAWASKESRDRLLNTALENLEAFLKGSPINVVNN from the coding sequence ATGAAAATTGTTATTCTAGACGGATACACCTTAAACCCAGGAGATCTTAGCTGGGAGAAACTTAAAAAATTTGGAGAACTTACCATCTATGATCGAACTGAATATGACAACGATAAAATTATAAATGCCATAGGGGATGCAGGGATAATTTTTACAAATAAGACACCTCTGCCCAAAGAGGTTTTGGATAAGGTACCTTCATTAAAATATATCGGGGTGTTGGCCACAGGCTACAATGTAGTGGATGTGGATGCCGCAAAAGACTTAGGCATAGTGGTAACCAATGTGCCCGGCTATGGAACCACTGCCGTGGCGCAAATGACTATGGCACTCCTTTTGGAAATGTGCCATCACGTCGGGGAACACAATCGTGCCGTTAAGGAGGGGGAATGGTCCAAAAGCAAGGATTTTTGTTTTTGGAACTATCCGCTTATAGAATTGGACGGCAAAACTATGGGCATTATTGGTTTCGGGAGAATAGGGCAAGCTACTGCCAAATTGGCCCAGGCATTTGGAATGAATATATTGACTTCCGGGAGTAGAAAGAAACCTGAACTGGAGAGCAGCACTTGTAAGCAGGTTGATTTGGAGGAACTACTGGCCAAATCGGATGTGATAAGTTTACATTGTCCACTTACTCCAGAAACCGAAGGTATTGTAAATGCTTCCAATATTTCCAAAATGAAGCACGGCGCCATGATTATAAATACCTCGCGTGGTCAATTGATCGTAGAGCAAGATTTGAAGGAAGCTTTGGACAATGGAAAATTAGCCGGTGCTGCACTGGATGTAGTATCCAAAGAACCTATTGATAAGGACAATCCATTATTAGACGCCAATAACTGTATCATAACGCCACATATTGCCTGGGCTTCAAAAGAGTCTAGGGACAGGTTGTTGAATACGGCCCTTGAAAATTTAGAAGCTTTTTTAAAGGGTAGTCCCATTAATGTGGTGAACAATTAA